In one window of Saprospiraceae bacterium DNA:
- a CDS encoding NADH-quinone oxidoreductase subunit B: MPSKIHVAEAPEGIAGQGFFATSLDAVVGLARKNSIWPLPFATSCCGIEFMSTMSSHYDLARFGSERLSFTPRQADLLMVMGTIAKKMAPVLRQVYEQMAEPKWVIAVGACASSGGIFDTYSVLQGIDRVIPVDVYVPGCPPRPEQIIEGVMRIQDLIGKESVRRRDSEEYKQLMEAYFIK, from the coding sequence ATGCCATCCAAAATTCACGTCGCCGAAGCACCGGAAGGAATTGCCGGACAGGGTTTCTTTGCCACCAGTCTGGATGCTGTTGTAGGGCTGGCCAGAAAAAACAGCATCTGGCCCTTGCCATTTGCCACTTCCTGTTGCGGCATTGAGTTTATGTCGACCATGTCCTCCCATTACGATCTGGCCAGATTCGGTTCGGAAAGGTTGAGTTTTACTCCCCGACAGGCTGACTTATTGATGGTAATGGGCACAATAGCCAAGAAAATGGCACCAGTATTGAGACAAGTCTACGAACAAATGGCCGAGCCCAAATGGGTGATCGCCGTGGGCGCCTGCGCCTCGAGCGGTGGAATATTCGATACATACAGTGTTTTGCAGGGAATTGATCGGGTGATTCCGGTGGATGTCTACGTGCCGGGTTGTCCACCGCGTCCGGAACAAATTATAGAGGGTGTCATGCGGATCCAGGACCTGATTGGAAAAGAATCCGTTCGAAGAAGGGACTCAGAAGAATACAAACAATTGATGGAGGCATATTTTATTAAGTGA
- a CDS encoding NAD(P)/FAD-dependent oxidoreductase translates to MVKTLIIGNGVAGISCARSLRRFTDDPIAIISDESDFFFSRTALMYVYMGHMRWQDLEPYERKYWQKNKLDLIRAKIVSFDFQNRQVISEDGNKYGYDRLVLALGSVPNKFGWPGEELDGVSGFYSKQDLERIEEKSSLIKRAVIVGGGLIGIELAEMFHSRNIPVTMLVRESEYWSSVLPNDEAAMISAHIRNRKIDLRLETKLKSIRGEDGKVKSIVLDAGEELECDFVGITAGVRPHIDLLKGTPLSTDRGILVNEFLETNIPEVYAIGDCAQLTSVRIDRKAVEAIWYSARKMGNALAANLAGIKTPYDPGIWFNSAKFFDLEYQVYGTVPNKIEFPLDSIFWKAPQDEKSIRLVYDTTTNEIAGFNLLGVRFRQEVCHKWISGKSKISDVLSDIRLAFFDPEFFPDYAPELLESFKQKTGHNIQLRSSGKLNSILQFLKS, encoded by the coding sequence ATGGTCAAAACGCTGATTATTGGAAATGGAGTTGCAGGCATCAGTTGCGCCCGTTCTTTAAGAAGGTTCACTGATGATCCCATTGCCATCATCTCTGATGAATCTGATTTTTTTTTCTCGAGAACTGCACTCATGTACGTGTATATGGGACACATGCGATGGCAGGATCTCGAACCTTATGAACGCAAATATTGGCAAAAGAATAAATTGGATCTCATTCGCGCAAAGATTGTTTCGTTTGACTTTCAAAACAGACAGGTGATCTCAGAAGATGGAAACAAATACGGGTACGACCGACTTGTGCTGGCATTGGGTTCAGTTCCAAATAAGTTTGGCTGGCCCGGAGAAGAACTCGATGGCGTTTCCGGATTTTACAGCAAACAAGATCTTGAACGCATTGAAGAAAAAAGCAGTCTGATAAAAAGGGCTGTAATTGTGGGTGGTGGTCTCATCGGAATAGAACTGGCTGAAATGTTTCATTCGAGAAATATTCCCGTGACCATGCTCGTGCGTGAAAGTGAATATTGGAGTTCCGTGCTGCCCAATGATGAAGCAGCAATGATTTCAGCACATATAAGGAATAGAAAGATAGATTTGAGACTTGAAACAAAACTAAAATCAATTCGAGGCGAAGATGGCAAAGTAAAGAGCATAGTTCTCGACGCAGGTGAAGAGCTCGAATGCGATTTTGTTGGAATTACTGCAGGAGTTCGACCTCATATCGACTTGCTGAAAGGGACTCCTCTTTCTACCGATCGGGGGATCCTCGTCAATGAATTTCTGGAAACCAATATTCCGGAGGTATATGCCATAGGCGATTGTGCACAACTAACAAGTGTTCGTATTGACAGAAAAGCTGTGGAGGCCATCTGGTACAGTGCCCGGAAAATGGGTAATGCCCTCGCAGCCAATCTGGCCGGAATAAAAACGCCATACGATCCGGGTATTTGGTTCAATTCTGCAAAGTTTTTCGATCTGGAATATCAGGTTTATGGAACGGTCCCCAATAAAATCGAATTTCCTTTGGATAGTATTTTTTGGAAAGCTCCTCAGGATGAAAAAAGCATCAGGTTGGTTTACGATACGACAACAAATGAAATTGCAGGTTTTAATCTCCTCGGTGTGCGTTTTCGTCAGGAAGTTTGCCATAAATGGATTTCCGGAAAATCAAAGATTTCGGATGTTCTGTCGGATATCCGGTTGGCCTTTTTTGATCCCGAGTTTTTTCCGGATTATGCACCGGAATTACTGGAATCATTTAAACAAAAAACCGGTCATAATATTCAACTCAGATCTTCCGGGAAATTGAATTCCATACTCCAATTTCTAAAATCCTAA
- a CDS encoding NADH-quinone oxidoreductase subunit C → MTTVVSKDLQLKLNEAIGLSCEISEDAFGVLNMELPVNQIFGVVLFLYRDEEFGFNFLTDICGVHYPQLKGRELCVVYHLQSMQRRCRLRIKVYVPLEKPEIPTLCGIYGSANWMERETYDFYGIQFVGHPNLRRILNMDEMTEFPMRKEFPLEDPNREDKMDYQFGR, encoded by the coding sequence ATGACTACAGTAGTATCGAAAGATCTTCAACTCAAATTAAACGAAGCAATCGGATTGTCTTGCGAAATTTCGGAAGATGCTTTTGGCGTTTTAAATATGGAATTGCCTGTCAATCAAATTTTTGGGGTGGTTTTGTTCTTGTACAGAGACGAAGAATTTGGCTTTAATTTTTTGACAGATATCTGTGGGGTTCATTATCCTCAATTGAAAGGAAGAGAATTATGTGTAGTTTACCACCTGCAAAGCATGCAGAGGCGATGCAGGTTGAGAATAAAAGTATATGTTCCGCTTGAGAAACCGGAAATACCCACCTTGTGTGGAATTTATGGTTCGGCAAATTGGATGGAGCGTGAAACTTATGATTTTTACGGAATCCAGTTTGTAGGCCACCCAAATCTGAGGCGCATTTTGAATATGGATGAAATGACAGAATTCCCTATGCGCAAAGAATTTCCTTTGGAAGACCCCAACCGGGAAGATAAAATGGATTACCAGTTTGGCAGATAA
- a CDS encoding NADH-quinone oxidoreductase subunit A, translating to MHAYHIPQDYFPIFLQFLVALGFVVFVLIATHLLGPKKGGKRKEASFECGLDSVGNARNPFSVRYFMTAILFVLFDVEIIFMYPWAVNFKKLGWFGFVEMFIFLAMLMAGFYYVLLKGILKWETRDDV from the coding sequence ATGCACGCTTACCACATTCCGCAGGACTATTTTCCAATATTTCTTCAATTCCTGGTTGCACTTGGTTTCGTTGTATTTGTTCTGATTGCCACACATTTGTTAGGACCCAAAAAGGGGGGAAAACGCAAAGAAGCAAGCTTTGAATGTGGTCTCGACAGTGTAGGTAATGCGAGAAATCCATTTTCTGTCCGGTATTTTATGACCGCTATTCTCTTTGTTTTATTTGATGTAGAAATTATTTTCATGTATCCGTGGGCAGTCAACTTTAAAAAACTGGGTTGGTTCGGATTTGTTGAAATGTTTATTTTTCTTGCCATGCTTATGGCTGGATTTTATTATGTTTTACTGAAAGGAATTTTAAAATGGGAAACCAGGGATGACGTATGA
- a CDS encoding 6-carboxytetrahydropterin synthase has protein sequence MRISVIRKGHFNAAHRLYRPDWSDEKNKEVFGICANPNFHGHNYEMDVKITGELDPATGILIDLKILKDLIEMHVEADFDHKNLNLDCAEFEHIIPTAENICIEIYNKLRKVIPGHLDIQIRLSETPRNFVEYPA, from the coding sequence ATGCGAATTTCAGTCATACGAAAAGGCCATTTTAATGCAGCGCACCGTCTGTACAGACCTGATTGGTCAGACGAAAAAAACAAAGAAGTGTTTGGAATTTGTGCCAACCCAAACTTTCATGGTCATAACTATGAGATGGATGTTAAAATAACAGGAGAACTGGACCCTGCCACGGGAATTCTCATCGATCTGAAAATTCTTAAAGACCTTATCGAAATGCACGTTGAGGCCGATTTTGACCATAAAAATCTGAATTTGGATTGTGCTGAATTTGAGCACATCATTCCAACTGCCGAGAATATCTGCATTGAGATATACAATAAATTAAGGAAGGTAATTCCGGGGCACCTGGACATCCAGATCCGGCTTTCAGAAACTCCAAGAAATTTTGTCGAATATCCAGCCTGA
- a CDS encoding T9SS type A sorting domain-containing protein, which yields MKYIYLTISILISGYAIAQGPRYTVNPSPNTIYFVPDNTDHYKSGKVRNHTNEVLNILWTREILMMPAGWSTYVCDANNCYADKVGKCPEIYPNVIQPGDSTTLDVHVYEDGTMGEAHIVMWVYEAEDTSKKVKVDYTFNKVVSNKDIRNIAVKVYPNPASNSFTVDYNTGLVRIDLVNILGRKIRSFRAVPNSSYDISDLEDGMYFIRLIGPNDQNFRTLRLQKRAIKA from the coding sequence ATGAAATATATTTACCTGACTATCAGCATTTTAATTTCTGGATATGCCATCGCTCAGGGTCCACGTTATACTGTGAACCCAAGCCCGAATACCATTTATTTTGTTCCGGATAACACCGACCATTATAAATCCGGTAAGGTCAGAAATCATACAAACGAAGTATTAAACATACTTTGGACGCGTGAAATCCTGATGATGCCAGCCGGATGGAGTACCTATGTTTGCGATGCTAATAACTGTTATGCGGATAAAGTAGGTAAATGTCCCGAAATTTATCCGAACGTAATTCAGCCAGGCGATTCAACTACACTCGATGTACACGTGTATGAAGATGGAACGATGGGTGAAGCGCATATTGTGATGTGGGTTTACGAGGCAGAGGATACTTCTAAAAAAGTCAAAGTTGATTACACTTTCAACAAAGTGGTTTCTAACAAGGACATCAGAAATATTGCAGTGAAAGTTTATCCAAATCCAGCTTCGAATTCATTTACAGTCGATTACAATACAGGATTGGTCCGTATAGATTTGGTTAATATTCTAGGCAGAAAAATCCGTTCGTTCCGTGCAGTTCCTAACAGCTCATACGACATCAGCGACCTGGAAGATGGTATGTATTTTATTCGACTCATCGGGCCAAACGACCAGAATTTCCGCACCTTGAGGTTGCAGAAAAGGGCAATTAAAGCTTAA
- the nuoF gene encoding NADH-quinone oxidoreductase subunit NuoF has product MSKKLLLEHVDKEGIQYIDTYIKFGGYASVTKALKSLSPDQVVEEVKTSGLRGRGGAGFPTGMKWSFLDKKSDKPKYLVCNADESEPGTFKDRYLMEKIPHLLIEGMIVSSFALNANTSYIYVRGEMMYVIKILERAIAEAYSKGYLGKNIMGSGYDLNLYVQPGGGAYICGEETALLESLEGKRGNPRNKPPFPAVWGLYGCPTVVNNVETIAAVPWIVNQGGAAYAAIGVGKSTGTKLISACGNINNPGVYEIELGLPVEEFIYSDNYCGGITNSRELKAVVPGGSSVPILPKDLILKTAAGDSRLMSYESLAEGGFVSGSMLGSGGFIVFDDQACIVRNLWNFTRFYHHESCGQCSPCREGTGWMEKVLHRIEYGHGKMTDIDLLVDVAKNIEGKTICPLGDAAAWPVASAIRHFRSEFEDHVRNPDSCLAKHLHGDFALAH; this is encoded by the coding sequence ATGTCAAAAAAACTATTGCTCGAACACGTCGATAAAGAAGGAATACAGTACATAGATACCTACATCAAATTTGGAGGTTATGCTTCTGTGACCAAGGCACTCAAATCTCTGAGTCCGGATCAGGTTGTTGAAGAAGTTAAGACTTCTGGTCTCCGAGGACGAGGTGGGGCAGGCTTTCCGACAGGAATGAAATGGTCGTTCCTCGATAAAAAATCCGACAAACCCAAATATCTCGTTTGCAATGCAGACGAATCTGAACCCGGTACTTTCAAAGACCGGTATCTGATGGAAAAAATACCGCATTTGCTGATCGAAGGGATGATCGTTTCTTCATTTGCTTTAAATGCTAACACCTCATATATCTATGTACGGGGTGAAATGATGTACGTCATCAAAATCCTGGAGCGCGCTATTGCTGAAGCCTATTCCAAAGGGTATTTGGGAAAAAATATCATGGGTTCAGGTTACGATCTCAACTTGTATGTACAACCGGGTGGAGGGGCATACATCTGTGGAGAAGAAACAGCTTTGCTCGAATCCCTGGAAGGGAAAAGAGGGAATCCAAGAAACAAACCACCATTTCCTGCAGTCTGGGGATTGTATGGTTGCCCGACGGTCGTCAACAATGTGGAAACCATTGCCGCTGTACCCTGGATTGTAAATCAGGGTGGCGCAGCTTATGCTGCCATTGGAGTAGGAAAAAGTACAGGAACCAAACTGATTTCAGCTTGTGGTAACATCAACAATCCGGGAGTTTATGAAATCGAACTGGGTCTGCCTGTTGAAGAATTTATATACAGCGACAATTATTGTGGAGGTATAACTAACAGTCGTGAGTTAAAAGCCGTAGTACCGGGTGGTTCATCGGTTCCCATCTTGCCCAAAGATCTGATCCTGAAAACAGCTGCAGGCGATTCCCGTTTGATGAGTTACGAATCATTGGCAGAGGGTGGATTTGTGAGCGGTTCGATGCTGGGTTCAGGAGGATTTATTGTGTTTGATGACCAAGCCTGTATCGTTAGAAATCTCTGGAACTTTACACGCTTTTACCATCACGAGAGTTGCGGACAGTGCAGTCCTTGCAGGGAAGGTACAGGATGGATGGAAAAAGTATTGCACCGCATCGAGTATGGCCATGGAAAAATGACGGACATTGATTTGTTGGTAGACGTTGCAAAAAATATAGAGGGTAAAACGATATGTCCTTTGGGTGATGCCGCAGCCTGGCCTGTTGCCAGTGCAATCAGGCATTTTCGAAGTGAGTTTGAAGATCATGTCAGGAATCCGGATAGCTGTCTTGCAAAACATTTACACGGAGATTTTGCCTTGGCGCATTAA
- a CDS encoding 4Fe-4S binding protein: MPAFTKLQRIQNNQLAFIVCAFFALILMLWISFDNIIWSGSWIYILLLLSLSITGYAWNQYRNEHPGIKNNGTWFSGLTSRSWSAWLTAIALTCFYVLLYWWPEYLGLRPQGNTGLIAIFDPLSYLLKKQPASQWFVYGVFYTLFILFFGLKFIWKYRHNAYQRIRTISVMFFQLFFAFLIPEWMLRMNLPYNDLKNMWPLNYYFFDAWNIESFKNSGSIGWFFLVFGLLMIFVISPLLTYFFGKRWYCSWVCGCGALAETAGDPFRHLSDKSANSWKLERLLIYPILFLVIIMTIGVLYTYKTGQPELLGMSTSALRKYYGFFIGSAFSGVIGVGFYPLLGSRVWCRFGCPMAAILGIQQKLFSRFRITTNGGQCISCGNCSTYCEMGIDVRAYAQEGKNIVRASCVGCGVCAAVCPRGVLKLENGPEGGRLTESVISNS, from the coding sequence ATGCCCGCTTTTACAAAACTTCAACGAATCCAAAATAACCAACTGGCCTTTATTGTCTGCGCATTTTTTGCGTTGATCCTGATGTTATGGATTTCGTTTGACAACATCATCTGGAGTGGTTCATGGATCTATATTCTGTTGCTGTTATCCCTTTCCATTACCGGATATGCGTGGAACCAATACAGAAATGAACATCCCGGTATTAAAAATAATGGTACTTGGTTTTCAGGATTGACTTCCAGATCCTGGTCTGCCTGGTTAACGGCAATTGCATTAACATGTTTTTATGTTCTCTTATATTGGTGGCCAGAATATCTTGGACTTCGTCCTCAGGGCAACACAGGCCTTATCGCCATTTTTGATCCGCTGAGCTATTTATTAAAAAAACAGCCTGCATCCCAGTGGTTTGTGTACGGTGTATTTTACACTTTGTTTATCCTCTTCTTTGGATTAAAATTTATTTGGAAGTACAGACACAATGCATATCAAAGAATACGTACCATTTCTGTCATGTTTTTCCAGCTGTTCTTCGCATTTCTCATTCCCGAATGGATGTTGAGAATGAATCTACCCTACAACGATCTCAAGAATATGTGGCCATTGAATTATTATTTTTTTGATGCCTGGAATATTGAAAGTTTTAAAAACAGTGGTTCAATCGGCTGGTTTTTTCTTGTCTTCGGATTGCTGATGATTTTTGTGATCTCGCCATTGCTCACTTATTTTTTTGGCAAACGCTGGTACTGCTCCTGGGTATGTGGTTGCGGCGCATTAGCAGAAACAGCTGGCGATCCGTTCCGCCATTTGTCGGACAAATCCGCAAATTCCTGGAAACTTGAACGGCTCCTGATTTATCCTATATTATTTCTGGTGATCATCATGACCATTGGCGTTTTATACACGTATAAAACTGGTCAACCGGAATTATTGGGCATGTCAACAAGCGCTTTGCGAAAATATTATGGCTTTTTCATTGGGTCTGCATTTTCCGGAGTCATTGGTGTTGGATTTTATCCGCTTTTAGGCAGCAGGGTCTGGTGCCGCTTTGGTTGTCCGATGGCCGCGATTTTAGGTATTCAGCAAAAATTGTTTTCGCGTTTCAGGATCACAACCAATGGCGGTCAATGCATTTCCTGCGGCAATTGTTCGACCTACTGCGAAATGGGCATCGATGTCCGTGCGTATGCGCAGGAAGGAAAAAACATTGTACGTGCCAGTTGTGTAGGTTGTGGCGTTTGTGCTGCAGTTTGCCCAAGAGGAGTACTTAAACTTGAAAATGGACCGGAAGGCGGCAGATTGACAGAATCGGTTATTAGTAATAGTTAA
- a CDS encoding NADH-quinone oxidoreductase subunit D, producing the protein MKTNQEFLAGLEERHKPEIPYTTLNLGPTHPATHGIFQNVLQMDGERIVSGEQTIGYIHRAFEKIAERRPFYQITPLTDRLNYCSAPINNMGWHLTVEKLLGVQVPKRVDYMRVMVMELARVADHIICNSILGVDTGALTGFTYVYQWREFIYEIYEEICGARLTTNMGRIGGFERDFNQIVFEKTRKFLKEFPPAWREFENLLSRNRIFMDRTIDTGALSLERALNYGFTGPNLRACGVDYDLRAIEPYCSYQDFDFDIPVGTTGDTYDRFVVRNEEIWQSLRIIEQAMSRIESMEPVYHADADHYYLPPKQEVYRNMEALIYHFKIIMGEIEAPEGEVYTAVEGANGELGFYLISDGGRTPYRLHFRRPCFIYYQAFPEMVKDQLLSDAIVVMSSLNVIAGELDA; encoded by the coding sequence ATGAAGACAAACCAGGAATTTTTAGCAGGATTAGAAGAACGGCACAAACCGGAAATTCCATATACCACTTTAAACCTCGGCCCGACGCATCCCGCGACACACGGGATATTTCAGAATGTATTGCAAATGGATGGCGAGCGCATCGTTAGCGGCGAACAGACCATAGGTTACATTCATCGTGCATTTGAAAAAATTGCCGAGCGGAGGCCGTTTTATCAGATTACTCCGCTGACGGACCGACTGAATTATTGTTCAGCACCGATCAACAACATGGGTTGGCATCTGACTGTCGAGAAATTGTTGGGGGTTCAGGTCCCTAAGCGCGTAGATTACATGCGTGTAATGGTTATGGAGCTTGCCCGGGTAGCCGATCACATCATTTGCAACAGCATCCTGGGAGTTGATACCGGAGCATTGACAGGATTTACCTATGTATATCAATGGCGTGAATTTATTTATGAAATATACGAAGAGATTTGTGGCGCCCGGTTGACAACCAACATGGGGAGGATTGGTGGTTTTGAACGCGATTTTAACCAAATAGTTTTTGAAAAAACCAGGAAGTTCCTCAAAGAATTTCCGCCAGCCTGGAGGGAATTTGAAAATTTGTTGTCGAGGAACCGCATTTTTATGGACCGGACCATAGACACAGGAGCATTAAGTCTCGAAAGGGCTTTGAATTATGGATTTACCGGCCCCAATTTAAGAGCTTGTGGAGTGGATTACGATTTACGGGCCATTGAGCCGTATTGCTCTTATCAGGATTTTGATTTCGACATTCCGGTGGGTACGACCGGAGACACATATGACCGATTTGTGGTAAGAAATGAAGAGATCTGGCAAAGTCTGAGGATCATCGAACAGGCGATGTCCAGGATTGAAAGCATGGAACCGGTTTACCATGCGGATGCTGATCACTATTATCTTCCTCCCAAACAAGAGGTATATCGAAATATGGAAGCGCTGATCTACCATTTTAAGATCATCATGGGCGAAATAGAAGCCCCTGAAGGCGAGGTTTACACTGCAGTGGAGGGTGCAAATGGGGAATTGGGATTTTACCTGATCAGCGATGGGGGTAGAACCCCATACAGGCTGCATTTCAGGAGGCCGTGTTTTATATATTACCAGGCCTTTCCGGAAATGGTTAAAGACCAACTGCTGTCGGATGCGATTGTAGTGATGAGTAGTCTTAATGTCATCGCAGGAGAATTGGATGCATGA
- a CDS encoding MBL fold metallo-hydrolase: MKIKFCGAARGVTGSCHLLILDNGYKILLDCGLFQGDEEGDEELNSKWFFDPAEIDIMVLSHAHIDHCGRIPKLVRDGFKGHILSTHATRDLAEIMLMDTAHIQQRDAEYFNKKAAEKRKKHGGDKLKFKEPLYKSIDVTNAMKHFVTVSYDRWVELAKGIKLLFTDAGHILGSASVNLVIQKGGDDLRLAFSGDIGRPNRPILRNPQPMWPADVVLTESTYGDKLHLQKPAEKEHFMQVIAETCVNRNGKLIIPAFSLGRTQELVYILDQLCNEGKLPNISVYVDSPLAVSATDIYKAHSECFDEELYEYILKDPDPFGFRKLRYITDVNDSKNLNAQKEPCIIISAAGMINAGRIQHHVFNNIEDPKNTILLVGYSSPGTPGGKLRANVSELKMFGELKKVNAKIEIMDSFSAHGDQQEMIKFLENQKEVCKRMFLVHGDYDVQNYYQHELKNQGFVKPEIPELRQLVTL; this comes from the coding sequence ATGAAGATAAAATTTTGCGGCGCTGCTCGAGGCGTTACAGGTTCCTGTCATTTATTGATCCTCGATAATGGATACAAAATCCTTTTGGATTGTGGATTATTTCAGGGCGATGAAGAAGGTGATGAGGAACTCAATTCCAAATGGTTTTTTGATCCTGCCGAGATCGATATCATGGTGTTGTCTCATGCACACATCGACCATTGCGGGCGTATCCCAAAGTTGGTCAGAGATGGATTCAAAGGGCATATATTATCGACACATGCAACGAGAGACCTGGCTGAGATCATGTTGATGGATACGGCCCATATTCAGCAGCGGGATGCAGAGTATTTCAATAAAAAGGCAGCAGAGAAAAGAAAAAAACACGGTGGTGATAAACTAAAATTTAAAGAACCATTATATAAATCTATAGATGTAACGAATGCCATGAAACATTTCGTTACAGTTTCTTACGATCGTTGGGTTGAATTGGCAAAGGGGATCAAATTATTGTTTACAGATGCGGGACATATTCTGGGATCAGCTTCTGTCAACCTCGTCATCCAAAAAGGCGGAGATGATCTTCGCCTGGCCTTCAGCGGCGACATCGGAAGGCCAAACCGACCTATTCTGAGAAATCCGCAACCGATGTGGCCTGCAGATGTTGTGCTCACGGAATCAACATACGGCGACAAGCTGCATCTTCAAAAACCCGCAGAGAAGGAGCATTTCATGCAAGTGATTGCAGAAACCTGTGTGAACAGGAATGGGAAACTCATCATCCCTGCATTCAGTCTGGGCCGGACACAGGAATTGGTATATATTCTGGATCAGCTTTGCAACGAGGGAAAATTACCTAATATATCCGTCTATGTGGACAGTCCTCTTGCAGTCAGTGCGACGGATATATACAAGGCTCATTCCGAATGTTTTGATGAAGAATTGTATGAATACATTCTCAAAGATCCGGATCCTTTTGGATTCAGAAAGCTTCGATACATTACCGATGTGAACGATTCAAAAAATCTGAATGCACAAAAAGAGCCCTGTATCATCATCTCTGCTGCTGGTATGATCAATGCCGGAAGAATTCAGCACCATGTGTTCAATAACATAGAAGATCCAAAAAACACCATATTACTTGTCGGTTATAGTTCTCCGGGAACTCCCGGCGGAAAGTTGCGCGCAAATGTAAGCGAACTCAAGATGTTTGGCGAACTTAAGAAGGTCAATGCTAAAATTGAAATCATGGATTCTTTTTCTGCGCATGGCGATCAACAAGAGATGATCAAATTTCTTGAAAATCAAAAGGAGGTTTGCAAGAGGATGTTTCTCGTTCACGGAGATTATGATGTTCAGAACTATTATCAGCATGAATTAAAAAATCAGGGTTTTGTAAAACCGGAAATTCCCGAATTAAGACAGCTGGTTACTTTGTAA
- a CDS encoding NAD(P)H-dependent oxidoreductase subunit E: protein MSTATESNYKFLKDLLKEAGEIVQRYPEGRQKSALLPILHLVQAREGWLSAEAMDEVAQFLNLQSIEVYEVASFYTMFHLKPVGKYVLEFCRTGPCCLVGAESLLQYVQDKLNIGIGETTSDGLFTIKTVECLASCGTGPVLQIGPEYKYYENLNKEKLDQIIESLRSKS, encoded by the coding sequence ATGTCGACAGCTACAGAAAGCAATTATAAATTTCTAAAGGATCTTTTAAAAGAAGCCGGTGAAATCGTTCAACGCTACCCCGAAGGGAGGCAGAAATCTGCTTTGTTGCCCATACTTCATTTGGTGCAGGCCCGGGAAGGTTGGTTGAGTGCAGAAGCAATGGATGAAGTGGCACAGTTTTTAAATTTACAATCCATAGAAGTCTATGAAGTCGCCTCGTTTTATACCATGTTTCATTTAAAACCCGTAGGTAAATATGTTTTGGAATTTTGCAGAACAGGCCCTTGTTGCCTGGTCGGTGCTGAATCGCTCTTACAATACGTACAAGACAAACTGAATATTGGAATTGGCGAAACCACTTCAGACGGTTTATTTACCATCAAAACGGTAGAATGCCTGGCTTCGTGTGGAACAGGACCGGTGTTGCAGATTGGTCCAGAATACAAGTACTACGAAAATTTGAATAAAGAGAAATTGGATCAGATCATTGAAAGCTTAAGAAGCAAATCCTGA